From Chryseobacterium camelliae:
CAGGAATTATGATTTTGAAATCATTTTCGTTAATGATGGCAGTCGGGACAATACACAGGAGCAGCTTGAGGAACTTTCACGGCAGTATCCTGCTGAAGTGAAGTTTATAGAATTTTCACGGAATTTCGGTCATCAGCCTGCTGTGAAAGCGGGGATGGACCATGCCCACGGCAATGCTGTCATCTCTATGGACGGCGATCTTCAGCATCCGCCGGAACTTATCCCGGAAATGATCAGGAAATGGGAAGAGGGGTATGATGTGGTGTACACGATCAGGACATATCCTAAGCAGATCTCTTATTTTAAACGCAAGACCTCCGATTTTTTCTATAAAATCCTGTCCGGACTTTCCGATGTAGACCTTACTAAAGGCGGCGGCTCTGATTTCAGGCTGCTGGATGCCAATGCGGTGGAGGTGATGAGGAACTTCAATGAAGACGATCTGTTTTTAAGGGGACTGACCAGCTGGATGGGCTTTAAGCAGACCGGAATTGAATTTACTGCCAACGAGCGGCTTTCCGGACAGAGCAGTTACAACCTTAAAAAGATGATCACCTTTGCCTTTACGGGGATTACGGCTTTCAGCGTCAAACCATTGTATATTGCAGCTTATCTGGGATTTCTTTTTTCCGGGATTTCTGTAATCGGGTATGTACTGTACGTCATCTATTCCTTTGTTGCCAGAACAGAAATTTCAGGTTGGGCATCATTGATAATGACCATCGTTTTTTTTGGCGGATTACAATTGATTATCTTAGGCATTATAGGGATCTATTTGGGGAAAATTTTTAAACAGGTAAAAGACCGCCCTAATTACATCATCAAAAACAAAAAATTTTAACATGGTTTTATTGAGTTTTGACATCGAAGAATTTGATATGCCATTGGAATATCAGGGTGAAATTCCCTTCGACAGACAGATATCCGTTTCCCAGACCGGACTCGGAAGAATTTTAGATCTCCTTAAAAAACACCAGGTAAGAGCCACTTTCTTTTCTACCGTTGTTTTTGCGGAACACAGTAAGCCATTAATTGAAAGATTGCTGGATGAGGGACATGAACTGGCTTCCCACACCTGGTTCCACTCCGAGTTTGAGGAAAAACACCTTAAGGAATCCAAAGACAGGCTGGAGGAACTGTTTTCTACCCAGGTTACCGGTTTGAGGATGCCGCGCATGATGCCGGTAAGCCAAAATGCCGTGGAAGAGGCGGGTTATTCTTACAATTCATCCGTTAACCCTACATTTCTTCCGGGAAGATATAATAATCTGAAAGTTTCAAGAACCTATTTTAAGGAAGGGAAGGTTACCCAGGTTCCTGCCTCGGTTTCGCCAAATTTCAGGATTCCGCTTTTCTGGCTGAGTTTCCATAACTTCCCGTTAACATTATATAAAAAACTGGCTTCAGATACGCTTAAAAAAGACCGATATCTCAATGTGTATTTCCATCCGTGGGAATTCGCTGAAATCAAGGATGAAGCTTACAAACTACCGGGATTTACGGTTAAAAATTCAGGGCTGGATATGGTAAATCGTTTTGAGGATTTTATTGTATGGCTTAAGCAAAATAATCATACCTTCGGGACGTTCAGGGAATTTCAAAAACAGATGGGATTATGAAGATAGCTTACGATGCCAAAAGGTTTTTCCACAATACTTCAGGACTGGGAAATTATTCCCGCGATCTGGTCCGGATATTAGCTGAATATTTTCCTGAAAATGAATACCTGCTCCTCAATAAGAATAAATCTCAAAGAGGCCAAGATATCCTTGATCGGCCTGATGTCCGGTTTGTGGAAACCTCTAAAGGAAGTTTGTCAAGACAGCTTAAAATGGGGAAGGATGCACAGGACCAGCATGCTGATATTTTCCATGGATTGTCGGGTGAATTGCCTTTAAAGTGGACCAGCAGGCCTATCAAAAAGGTAGTGACCATTCATGACCTGATCTTCCTGCGATATCCTCAGTATTATTCTTTTTTCGACCGTAAGATCCATCTCTGGAAGTTTAAGAAAGCAGCGAATGCTGCAGACAGAATCATTGCGATTTCCGAGAAGACGAAACAGGATATCATCCATTTTTTGAAAGTTCCGGAACATAAAATCGAAGTGGTGTACCAGGGCTGCCATCAGGCATTCAAGGAGCAGCAGCCTGAAGACTTTATTCAGTCTGTAAAGAAAAAATACAGCCTTCCCGAAAGATTCATCCTTAATGTAGGCACCATTGAAGAGCGCAAAAACCTGCTCAGTATCGTGAAGAGCATCAGGAATACGGCTATTCCTTTGGTTGTTGTCGGCAGGAAAACAAAATATGCCGGAAAAGCAGAGGCTTTCATCCGCAAAAACAAGATGGAACAACAGGTCCTTTTCCTGGAAGGGGTATCGATGGATGAACTGGCCGCTTTGTATAAACTCGCGGATATTTTTGTATACCCCAGTTTTTTTGAAGGTTTCGGGATCCCCGTGATCGAATCGCTTTTCTCAAAAACCGTAGTCATTACCAGCAATACCAGCTGCCTTCCGGAAGCCGGCGGACCGGATTCCGTTTATATCGATCCCGGAAATGAACTTGATCTAAAAGCAAAAATCACCTTTTTATGGAACAGTGAATCTGAGCGGAAACGCCGTGCTGAAAAGGGTTTTGAGTTCGTTCAGAAATTCAATGACCGTCCGATAGCACATCAGCTGATGAACCTTTATCAAAAATTATTGTAAAAAATTTGCTAGTCTTAAAAATAATGTTTTACCTTTGCCATACAAAATTTCAACAATGAAACCGAATTTTTTAACAGTACATCACCATCATCATCTCTGCTAAGACGGGACTGATTGATCGATACTACATGTTAAAAATCAAAATAATTAAAAACCGTCTGAGTAAATAGACGGTTTTTTTGTTTTTGACCATCCCGGGAATTTTCTTCTACAATTCAACCAGTTTTTATTTGCTCAGGCCCAAAAGCATCAAAATGAGTATATTAAAAATTGCCATTCAGAAAAGCGGCCGGCTGTATGAAGATTCACTTCAGCTTCTCAGGGACTGCGGCATTGATACCAATAACGGAAAAGACCAGCTGAAGGTTTCCGTCAACAATTTCCCGATGGAAATTATGTACCTGCGCAACTCAGACATCCCGCAATACCTGGAAGATGGAGTAGTAGATGTGGCTATTGTAGGCGAAAACCTTCTGGCAGAAAAACAGAAAAACAGCGGAGTCGTTCAGAAACTGGGATTTTCCAGATGCCGCGTTTCGTTAGCAGTTCCGAAAGATGTAGATACTGATGAACTGAGCTATTTCCAGGGAAAGAAAATCGCTACGTCCTATCCCAACACCCTTAAAAAATTCTTGGATGAGCGGGGAATTACCGCTGATATCCACGTGATCTCCGGATCAGTGGAGATCGCCCCGAATATCGGACTGGCAGACGGGATCTGTGATATCGTCAGCTCAGGCAGCACCCTCTTTAAAAACGGATTAAGGGAAACCATCACACTGTTACAGTCTGAAGCCGTCCTGGCGAAAAATACCCGTCTTGGTGCTGAAAAGGAGCTCATCCTTCAAAAATTCCTCTTCAGGATCAAAGCGGTTCTGAAAGCTAAAAATTCAAAATATATCTTGATGAATGTACCGGATGGTAAAATTGCGGAAATTTCCTCTGTACTTCCGGTCCTGAAAAGCCCAACAGTGATTCCCCTGGCTGAAAAAGGCTGGAGCAGCATCCATTCTGTCATTGATGAAGACCGCTTCTGGGAGGTCATTGATGAGCTTAAGGCAAAAGGAGCCCAGGATATTTTAATTATTCCAATCGATAAAATGGTGATCTAATGAAGACATATAGATATCCCGCAAAATCAGCATGGAAATCAATGACCAGGCGACCCGTTATTCAACGGGAAGAACTCTCGGCGATTGTTCAGGAAATATTCCAGCAGGTGCAGCAAAACGGCGACCGGGCTCTTCTGGAGTTCAGCCGAAAGTTTGACGATTCCGATCTGGAAACAGTGGCTGTTTCAAATGATGAAATTAAAGCCGCTGAAAAAATGGTCAGCAAAGACCTGAAAGCTGCCATTGTTCAGGCTAAACAAAATATCACGCTCTTCCATGCTGCGCAGCAGAACAAAATTGAAAAAATTGAAACTACGGCAGGAGTAATATGCTGGAGGGAAAACAGGGCAATTGAAAAAGTCGGCATCTATATTCCCGGCGGAACTGCACCGCTTTTCTCCACGGTTTTAATGCTGGCCATTCCGGCACAGCTTGCAGGATGCAGGGAAATTGTCCTCTGTACGCCGCCGGATCAGAACGGAAATATCAATCCTGCTATCCTGTATGCTGCCCAGCTGTGTGGAGTCAGCCGGATCTTCAAAGCAGGCGGGGCACAGGCCGTTGCTGCCATGACATTCGGAACAGAAAGCATCCCTTCTGTCAACAAGATCTTTGGACCCGGTAATCAATACGTCATGGCTGCCAAAGAATATGCCCAGCGTTTCGGGGTGGCTATGGATATGCCAGCGGGCCCCAGCGAAGTGCTGGTTATCGCCGATGAAAATGCCATACCCGGATTCTGTGCTGCCGACCTTCTTTCCCAGGCGGAACACGGTAGTGACAGCCAGGTGGTCTTCATCACCACAGATGAAAGAATATTCGATCAGACTATAGAAGAAACGGAAAGACAGCTTAAAGAACTTTCACGGAATGAATTTGCGGGACAATCCCTGGCCAACAGCCATTTTATTGTGTTGAACAGCATGGAAGAAGCCCTGGAGTTCAGTAACCTGTATGCCCCGGAACATCTTATTCTGGCAGTGAATTCTTTTGAAAAGTATATTCCTAATGTTCAGAATGCGGGTTCGGTATTCCTCGGCAATTATTCCTGCGAAAGTGCCGGAGATTATGCCAGCGGAACCAATCATACGCTTCCTACAAATGGTTTTGCGAATAGTTACAGCGGGGTTTCGCTTGACAGTTTCGTGAAAAAAATCACCTTTCAGCACCTAACGGAGGAAGGGCTGGAAAACCTGGGAAATACTATAGAGATCATGGCAGAAGCCGAAGGCCTGATGGCCCATAAAAATGCCGTAACCATCCGTTTAAAATCAAGACAATGACAACATCTACCATCAATGCGTTAGTAAGGAAAAATATCCTTCAGCTGCAGCCCTATATAAGCTATCGCGATCAGCTTCCTCTTGAAGACCCCGTCTTGCTGGACGCCAATGAAAGCCCTTTCGGGGCCTATAACCGGTATCCGGATTCTACTCAGAGCAAGCTTAAAAACAAACTTTCGGAATATAAAAATATAGGCCCACAATGCATTGCAATCGGAAACGGGAGTGATGAATTGATCGACCTGGTCATAAAAATTTTCTGTGAGCCTAAAAAAGATGCGATAATGATCATGAATCCTTCTTTTGCCATGTACGGATTTTATGCCGCCATCAATGAAAATAAGGTGATAGGCCTGAACCTCAATGATCGCTTTGAAATAAAAAAAGAAGATTTTATTGAGACAACGAAAAACAATCCCTCAAAAGTATTCTTTATCTGTTCGCCCAACAATCCTACAGGAAACAGTGTAGATGATCTGGAATTTTTCATCCGGAACTATAATGGCATTGTCGTAGTGGATGAAGCATACATTGAATTTTCCGGAAAAGACTCTGCTTTATCACTTCTGGAAAAATATCCTAACCTTATCATTCTACAGACCTTTTCAAAAGCCTGGGGAATGGCCGGCGCAAGGGTAGGCGTTGCCTATGCTTCCGAAGAAATAATTACTTTGATTAATAGTGTAAAAGCTCCGTACAATGTCAACAGCATCAGTCAGGAACTCATCATAGAGATGCTTGACGACAATACCCTTTTTAATGAAAACCTTAAAAATATCCTTGCAGAAAAGCAATGGCTGGAGAAGTCGTTAAGAGATATGGATTGCATTGATAAGGTATTTCCAACCGATGCCAATTTTTTCCTGATTCGCTTTAACAATGCGGAAATAATCTATCAGGCATTGCTGAATGAAAATATACTCACCAGCAAAAGGATGCCGCAGATCCCACAATGCATCCGGATCAATGTAGGAAGCAGGGATGAAAACCAAAAGCTTATCAATGTATTAAAAAATATAAGGCTATGAAGAAAGTATTATTTATAGACCGGGATGGTACGCTGATCAGAGAGCCGGAAGACTTTCAGATCGATACCCTGGAAAAACTGGAATTTTATCCTGGAGTATTCCAAAACCTGTCCAGGATCGCCCGTGAACTCGAATATGAACTGGTTATGGTGACCAACCAGGACGGGTTAGGCACAGAGAGCTTTCCTATGGATGATTTTAAAGGCCCTCACGACAAGATGCTTACAGCGTTTAAGAATGAAGGTATTGTATTTCAGGACATCCTTATCGACAGGAGCTTTGAACATGAAAACCTGCCAACCAGAAAACCTGGTCTCGGTATGCTCAACCAATACATATACGGTGACTACGACCTTGAAAATTCCTTTGTCATCGGAGACCGCCTTACGGATATCAGGCTGGCAAAGAATTTAGGGGCAAAAGCCATTTTTATCAGTAATACGACCGATCAGGAAGCCGTTTTAAGTACGGAAAGCTGGGCAGATATCTATCAGTTCCTGAAGCAGATCCCGAGAAAAGCAAAGGTACTCCGTAAAACCAATGAAACAGAGATTGAAATAGAAATCAACCTCGATGGAAGAGGAAAATCCGATATCTCTACCGGACTGCATTTCTTCGATCATATGCTGGAACAGATTTCCAGGCACGGAAATCTTGATCTGACAGTTAAAGTCAATGGAGACCTGCATGTTGATGAACACCACACCATAGAAGATACGGGCATTGTTTTAGGGGAAACCATCCTCAAGGCATTGGGCAAGAAGAAGGGCATTGAACGGTATGGATTTTTATTACCGATGGATGATTGCCTGGCCCAGGTTGCTCTGGACTTCGGAGGCCGGCCGTGGCTTGTATGGGATGTGGCATTCAATAGGGAAAAAATTGGCGATGTCCCCGTAGAAATGTTCTTTCATTTCTTTAAATCATTAACTGATTCTGCCCGATGCAATCTGAACATCAAAGCAGAAGGGGGCAATGAACACCACAAGATTGAAGCTGTCTTTAAAGCGTTTGCCAAAGCCCTGAAAATGGCTGTTCAGCAGACTGATACCAATTTTAATATTCCTTCAACCAAAGGAAGCCTGTAAAACATATGATTGCGATTATTAAATACAACGGAGGAAATGTAAACTCCGTACAAAATGCGCTCAACCGGCTTAATGCCGATTCGGTGGTGACTGATGATTTTGAAACCATCCATAACGCAGATAAAGTCATTTTTCCGGGAGTAGGCGAAGCATCATCTACAATGGCGCTCTTAAGGGAAAAAGGGCTTGACCGGTTCATTCCTACCTTACAGCAGCCTGTCTTAGGTATTTGCCTCGGCATGCAGCTGATGTGCGGAAATAATGAAGAAGGCAATACCCGGGGAATGGGAATTTTTGATCTGGAAGTTAAAAGATTTCCTCCGCAAGATTTAGTTCCCCATATGGGATGGAATATACTGCACAACCGCCGGTCACCGCTTTTTGCCGGATTTGAACAGGAAAACGACTGCTATTTTGTGCACAGCTATTATTGCGAATTATCGGAATATACCACATCCGTCTGTGATTACATCCTCCCGTTCAGTGCGTCTTTGCAGAAGGATAATTTCTTCGCAGTACAGTTTCATCCTGAAAAATCAGGCCATGCAGGCAATGAAATCCTGAAGAACTTTTTAAAATTACCATTATGAAAATTATTCCCGCCATAGATATCATCGGTGGAAAATGTGTCCGGCTGTCAAAAGGCGATTACGAGACTAAAAAAGTCTACAATGAAAATCCGGCAGAAGTAGCAAAGGAGTTTGAAGACCATGGCATTCGCTATCTGCACCTTGTAGATCTTGACGGAGCGAAATCCAGGCATATCGTGAATCAGAAAGTGCTAGAAAAAATCGCCCGTACTACCAATCTTCAGATCGATTTCGGAGGAGGTCTGAAAACCCTTGAAGACATTGAAACCGCCTTCAGCTCAGGGGCAAGCCAGATTACCATTGGAAGCATCGCCGTTCAGGATCCTGAATTCTGCTTCCAACTGATCGAAAAGTTTGGTCCGGAAAAAATTATTCTCGGTGCCGATTGTGACCGGCGCAAAATAAAAACTTCCGGCTGGCTGGAGGAAAGCCAGTTGGATGTCATTGATTTTATCCTTCAGTATCAGGAAAAAGGAATTGCCAATGTCATCTGCACGGATATTGCCAAAGACGGGATGCTGGAAGGTCCGTCTACCCAATTATATGAGGACATTTTAAACCGTACATCAGCTCAATTGACAGCAAGCGGCGGGATTTCATGCATGGAAGATGTTTATAAGATGAAAGAAATTGGTTGTTCGGGAACCATTATCGGGAAAGCGATTTACGAAGGGAAGATACGCCTGGATGAACTGCGGGACTTTATGGAAATTTGGATTTAAACACAACAGTTACAAAAGTTTTTTGGCACTTAAGAATTATGAAGATGATAGCTTGAAAATAAGAAGAACACATAAGTTTTAAAAACCTTAGGTTTTTATAGTGGGAATAGATCTGCGTAATCTGCCAATCTGTGAGGGAATATTTAACCACAATAGTCACAATAGTTTTTTGACACTTAAGAATTATGAAGATGATAGCTTGAAAATAAGAAGAACACATAAGGTTTTAAAAACCTGCGGTTTTTATAGTGAATATAAATCTGCGTAATCTGCGAGAGAATATTTAACCACAACAGTTACAAAAGTTTTCTGGCACATAAGAACTATGAAGATGATAGCTTGAAAATAAAAAGAACACATAAGTTTTAAAAACCTTCGGTTTTTATGGTGGACACAAATCTGCGTATCTGCAAACCTGCGAGGGAATAACTACAAACTAAAGATTGACGGATCAGAAACTTATAAAAGTTTTAAAGAAAACATTGAAAATGCTAAAAAAAAGAATCATACCCTGTCTTGACATCAAAGACGGAACAACCGTTAAGGGAGTCAATTTTGAAGGACTCCGGAATGCAGGAGATCCCGTGGAGCTGGCTAAAAAATATGAACTGGAGGGTGCAGATGAATTGGTCTTTCTGGACATTACCGCTACACTGGAAGAACGCAAGACCTTTGCCGGATTGGTCCGTACAATTGCGTCGGAACTCAGCATTCCCTTTACGGTAGGCGGGGGAATTTCTTCTGTAGAAGATGTTAGGCTTCTTCTCGAAGCAGGAGCCGATAAGATCAGCATCAATTCTTCGGCCGTCCGGGATCCTGATTTAATTTCCGTGCTGGCTAAAGAATTTGGCAGTCAATGCATCGTTGTCGCGGTAGATACCCGGTTAGTTAATGGTACGGATTGGGTACATATCAAAGGCGGCAGGGAGCGTACCCGGCTCAGAACCTTGGATTGGGTACAGCAGGCGGAAGCAGCAGGGGCCGGGGAAATCCTTCTGACTTCCATGGATGGCGATGGTACGAAAAATGGGTTTGACCTTAGGATTACACGGCAGGTAGCCGAACACATCGGTATTCCTGTCATCGCCTCCGGAGGAGCCGGAAAAACGGAGGATTTTCAACAGGTATTCCTTGAAACGAAAGCCACAGGAGCCCTGGCCGCCAGTGTTTTCCACTTTGGAGAAATTGGGATTAGAGAACTGAAAAAAGAATTACAATCAAAAAATATAGCCGTACGATGAAAATTAATTTTAATAAAAATAATGACGGACTGGTGCCGGTGATCATCCAGGATGACAGAACCCTTCAGGTACTGATGTTAGGATATATGAATGCGGAAGCTTTGGAAAA
This genomic window contains:
- the hisG gene encoding ATP phosphoribosyltransferase, whose product is MSILKIAIQKSGRLYEDSLQLLRDCGIDTNNGKDQLKVSVNNFPMEIMYLRNSDIPQYLEDGVVDVAIVGENLLAEKQKNSGVVQKLGFSRCRVSLAVPKDVDTDELSYFQGKKIATSYPNTLKKFLDERGITADIHVISGSVEIAPNIGLADGICDIVSSGSTLFKNGLRETITLLQSEAVLAKNTRLGAEKELILQKFLFRIKAVLKAKNSKYILMNVPDGKIAEISSVLPVLKSPTVIPLAEKGWSSIHSVIDEDRFWEVIDELKAKGAQDILIIPIDKMVI
- the hisH gene encoding imidazole glycerol phosphate synthase subunit HisH, which encodes MIAIIKYNGGNVNSVQNALNRLNADSVVTDDFETIHNADKVIFPGVGEASSTMALLREKGLDRFIPTLQQPVLGICLGMQLMCGNNEEGNTRGMGIFDLEVKRFPPQDLVPHMGWNILHNRRSPLFAGFEQENDCYFVHSYYCELSEYTTSVCDYILPFSASLQKDNFFAVQFHPEKSGHAGNEILKNFLKLPL
- the hisC gene encoding histidinol-phosphate transaminase; translation: MTTSTINALVRKNILQLQPYISYRDQLPLEDPVLLDANESPFGAYNRYPDSTQSKLKNKLSEYKNIGPQCIAIGNGSDELIDLVIKIFCEPKKDAIMIMNPSFAMYGFYAAINENKVIGLNLNDRFEIKKEDFIETTKNNPSKVFFICSPNNPTGNSVDDLEFFIRNYNGIVVVDEAYIEFSGKDSALSLLEKYPNLIILQTFSKAWGMAGARVGVAYASEEIITLINSVKAPYNVNSISQELIIEMLDDNTLFNENLKNILAEKQWLEKSLRDMDCIDKVFPTDANFFLIRFNNAEIIYQALLNENILTSKRMPQIPQCIRINVGSRDENQKLINVLKNIRL
- a CDS encoding glycosyltransferase family 4 protein; translated protein: MKIAYDAKRFFHNTSGLGNYSRDLVRILAEYFPENEYLLLNKNKSQRGQDILDRPDVRFVETSKGSLSRQLKMGKDAQDQHADIFHGLSGELPLKWTSRPIKKVVTIHDLIFLRYPQYYSFFDRKIHLWKFKKAANAADRIIAISEKTKQDIIHFLKVPEHKIEVVYQGCHQAFKEQQPEDFIQSVKKKYSLPERFILNVGTIEERKNLLSIVKSIRNTAIPLVVVGRKTKYAGKAEAFIRKNKMEQQVLFLEGVSMDELAALYKLADIFVYPSFFEGFGIPVIESLFSKTVVITSNTSCLPEAGGPDSVYIDPGNELDLKAKITFLWNSESERKRRAEKGFEFVQKFNDRPIAHQLMNLYQKLL
- the hisB gene encoding bifunctional histidinol-phosphatase/imidazoleglycerol-phosphate dehydratase HisB; the encoded protein is MKKVLFIDRDGTLIREPEDFQIDTLEKLEFYPGVFQNLSRIARELEYELVMVTNQDGLGTESFPMDDFKGPHDKMLTAFKNEGIVFQDILIDRSFEHENLPTRKPGLGMLNQYIYGDYDLENSFVIGDRLTDIRLAKNLGAKAIFISNTTDQEAVLSTESWADIYQFLKQIPRKAKVLRKTNETEIEIEINLDGRGKSDISTGLHFFDHMLEQISRHGNLDLTVKVNGDLHVDEHHTIEDTGIVLGETILKALGKKKGIERYGFLLPMDDCLAQVALDFGGRPWLVWDVAFNREKIGDVPVEMFFHFFKSLTDSARCNLNIKAEGGNEHHKIEAVFKAFAKALKMAVQQTDTNFNIPSTKGSL
- the hisF gene encoding imidazole glycerol phosphate synthase subunit HisF, encoding MLKKRIIPCLDIKDGTTVKGVNFEGLRNAGDPVELAKKYELEGADELVFLDITATLEERKTFAGLVRTIASELSIPFTVGGGISSVEDVRLLLEAGADKISINSSAVRDPDLISVLAKEFGSQCIVVAVDTRLVNGTDWVHIKGGRERTRLRTLDWVQQAEAAGAGEILLTSMDGDGTKNGFDLRITRQVAEHIGIPVIASGGAGKTEDFQQVFLETKATGALAASVFHFGEIGIRELKKELQSKNIAVR
- a CDS encoding polysaccharide deacetylase family protein, yielding MVLLSFDIEEFDMPLEYQGEIPFDRQISVSQTGLGRILDLLKKHQVRATFFSTVVFAEHSKPLIERLLDEGHELASHTWFHSEFEEKHLKESKDRLEELFSTQVTGLRMPRMMPVSQNAVEEAGYSYNSSVNPTFLPGRYNNLKVSRTYFKEGKVTQVPASVSPNFRIPLFWLSFHNFPLTLYKKLASDTLKKDRYLNVYFHPWEFAEIKDEAYKLPGFTVKNSGLDMVNRFEDFIVWLKQNNHTFGTFREFQKQMGL
- a CDS encoding glycosyltransferase family 2 protein, with protein sequence MKKISIVIPAYNEEGNVAMIHRKIQDVFSGLRNYDFEIIFVNDGSRDNTQEQLEELSRQYPAEVKFIEFSRNFGHQPAVKAGMDHAHGNAVISMDGDLQHPPELIPEMIRKWEEGYDVVYTIRTYPKQISYFKRKTSDFFYKILSGLSDVDLTKGGGSDFRLLDANAVEVMRNFNEDDLFLRGLTSWMGFKQTGIEFTANERLSGQSSYNLKKMITFAFTGITAFSVKPLYIAAYLGFLFSGISVIGYVLYVIYSFVARTEISGWASLIMTIVFFGGLQLIILGIIGIYLGKIFKQVKDRPNYIIKNKKF
- the hisA gene encoding 1-(5-phosphoribosyl)-5-[(5-phosphoribosylamino)methylideneamino]imidazole-4-carboxamide isomerase, translating into MKIIPAIDIIGGKCVRLSKGDYETKKVYNENPAEVAKEFEDHGIRYLHLVDLDGAKSRHIVNQKVLEKIARTTNLQIDFGGGLKTLEDIETAFSSGASQITIGSIAVQDPEFCFQLIEKFGPEKIILGADCDRRKIKTSGWLEESQLDVIDFILQYQEKGIANVICTDIAKDGMLEGPSTQLYEDILNRTSAQLTASGGISCMEDVYKMKEIGCSGTIIGKAIYEGKIRLDELRDFMEIWI
- the hisD gene encoding histidinol dehydrogenase encodes the protein MKTYRYPAKSAWKSMTRRPVIQREELSAIVQEIFQQVQQNGDRALLEFSRKFDDSDLETVAVSNDEIKAAEKMVSKDLKAAIVQAKQNITLFHAAQQNKIEKIETTAGVICWRENRAIEKVGIYIPGGTAPLFSTVLMLAIPAQLAGCREIVLCTPPDQNGNINPAILYAAQLCGVSRIFKAGGAQAVAAMTFGTESIPSVNKIFGPGNQYVMAAKEYAQRFGVAMDMPAGPSEVLVIADENAIPGFCAADLLSQAEHGSDSQVVFITTDERIFDQTIEETERQLKELSRNEFAGQSLANSHFIVLNSMEEALEFSNLYAPEHLILAVNSFEKYIPNVQNAGSVFLGNYSCESAGDYASGTNHTLPTNGFANSYSGVSLDSFVKKITFQHLTEEGLENLGNTIEIMAEAEGLMAHKNAVTIRLKSRQ